The DNA region GGTGTCTCAGACCTGCGGGAGTTGAGagttgacagcagagagaggagggtgtcGGAGGGAAGGGAGCGGCGGGTGTCGGAGGGCCGCGAGCCGGAGCCCTTGGACGGGCTAGAGCAGCTGTACCGGGCCCTGGAGCAGGCCAATGTGACGGCCCTAGGAGACCCAAAACCCTGTAGCAGGCAGGAGCTCCGTCGCTGTTTCACCCAGAGAGCCAGGGACCCTCTGCTCAACGACAGGCTGCACCGGGTCCGAGCCCTCCGCAGCACTTTGAAGGTAGCGCACACAGAGGATTTAAAGAAGAGTTACTGTAGGTGTGAGAGGATTCTGTGTGGTAactctctgctgcctcttttTGCACCCCTCCCCCCACCGCAGGCCAAAGAGTCCGAGCTGGCAGTAATCTGTGCCCTCCTGGAGGACCCTGGCCTGTGCTCCCAGACCTTCAGAGAGTGGAAACAGTGGCACAGCGAGCTCTACTCAGACATCTGCCAGCTCAGTCCAGGCACCAACGGCCAGGACGACCTCTCCCCGCTGGCTGCACCTCTCatgacccacacacactccttcattGAGACAcatgtgtgagaaagagaagagaagtaAAGACTGAACTGATGCACATACTGACTcacatgcgcatgcacacacacacacacacacacacacacacagagctttacAGTAGCTGAATCCTCTCTCCTGATCACAACTCTGtgcacgcactcacacaaacacacactacacacacacatacacaggaacACACATTGTAAGATGTGTAAATATCATAGAGGGAACAGCCTGAGACCTGCGTGTATGAACTTTTGATAATCCTGAGGACCCCACAGGGTGCCTATTGCATGCCTGAACAGAAAGCATTAATCTTCCTTTGTCTATGGAACTCAGCATAAACTCCACACGCTTGTCgagcaaaatggaaaaaaaggagactttttaacatgtttgttcCTTTGTACTCTAttggttttgctttttttttcctgttgattTTAGGGAGCAGGGGGAGCTATGTAGCAGCAATACAGAGGAGAATCCTTTTCACCACAGCACTGTACTACTTTTGTACTGATGAACTTTGCACCCAGAGCCACCAgttctccccctttctctctctatctgtttttccttttttttctctcactgcatATCTCATTGATTTACAGGGACCTCACTTGTTATTCCAGGCTGATCTGACGGGACAGTGTGGGGAAAGTTAGGGCAGTGACTTTTAGTGTAGGACTGTGAAAGGTAGCCGTCAATGCTGGTTTATCTGTTTTAGATGAAAACAAGCTTCACGAGCATTGAAGGAACCGTTGTGCTGGCTAGATGCACTCTATTTCAAGCTGTGAactgttaagaaaaaaaacttcaattTTATCTGCAGAAGGAGGCTCCTCTGGTGGAGTGCGATTCTACCATTCAGTttgcattctctctctctctctctctctctctctctctctctctctccctctctttctttcttttcctctctctttctctctctgtgtttctgtccatctcctccttctcttttcttaattgttcctttgtttcctctctctctctctctctctagtcCTCAAAGacttgtgtatatgtgtatactGCTGTGTATACTGATGTAAATGTTTGCGTTCCACTACCACTGTGATATGCTTCTAGAGGTAGCGGAGGGAAGACAGAGAGTATGTATTTGCGTGGgtgcaaaacattttttttctctttttttttcttaaacagcGAATGCAAGAGCTAGAGAGTTCTTTTCAAAGGAGTCACTCACTACAAAGAATGCACTTTCTATATCTCTATATCTCATTGGCTGCATCACAGGGTCTATGTCTCATCGGCCTCTTTACCATTGCTGTTCAAAATATCAGGTAAAAGCATTTGCCGTCTCATTTTCTAAAGATTTGTGTACAGTCTACAAATATATTTAAACATAGAAGAGTATATAAATCTATTTACGTTTTGTGTCATAGATATAATGTAAAGTATGATGTATTCTATGCCAAGGTTCTGCAGTGTCCCCCTCTTCACTCTGTAGATGCAGGGTGTTTAGCAGTCGAACAACTAGGAGGCAGACAAACGACAACAACCACAGTCACTGACAGTTGATTGACACTTTTTAATGGTTTCCATCACGGCTGACCCTTCTCGTGGTGATGTGTTGCATGAGATAAGGCCTGGGACTGATTTGATTGGACAGGGTAAAATATTGTGGATCATTtgtgttctctttttttttgttgttgtttttatctttttatcttcCTCTCATGATTGCAAGATAAATTAGACTTGTAGCGCATGACACATGCAAAAGTACTGTTGAAGAATGACCTTTTATTTGTGGGTTCATAGATTTggggttttctgtttttcattagatAGTGTTTGaagacacacactgtacaataaCTGAGGGAGACATTTTTGCTGCTCAGTTACTTGATCTAATGCAGATCCTCCTTTAGCATGCTACCAGGGGGGTTCAATTTAATGTTTTGGTTTACATAGAAAGACTGACTCGTGTCCAAAGGCTTCAGGAATCCTACCTGAGAGACGACAGTACAGCTACTTCTAAAATGAAAGCTATTTTGACATTCCCACCAAGCATATGGTTAACACTGGGCGGTCAAAGATCTCTAGACTAAATGGTCTGTAATGTCTGTGAAACTCGGATGAATCATTTCATCTGCAATATCAGGCCAAGGACTCAACGGTGCCCCCCAGTGTCGAAGACTCTGAGAGACATGCGTAGCACCTGCTGCATCCAGCACTATCTGTACTTATTCTTCATATTTTACTGTAATTCTTTCAGCGTAGGTTCAGGTTTTTTCATCATGTCACACTGTCGTGAAATATCAAACACCCCAGACATATAGCTCATGTTTTCTGAACGGTTAATTTGAGAGTACCACAAAGAAACTAAATGATGCAAGCACTTTCCCTGTGCCTCCCAACACTCTCTTTGGCATTGATGGACTGATTATACTGAcgatcctacacacacacagctgtagaAGAGTTACAATACAGTTTTAATCTGCAGACCTCTCCACGTTTCTCATCTGTAATGTTGGTCTTCTTTCTGCTGAGCAGGTGACATACTGTAGATTAAGGAGTGCAAGTTATGATTTGTAGGCACAGACTGTGTTATCCCTCCCAgatctttgtgtgtgtagacCTGCAGAAACAGGCCGAAAAGGGAGATTCCACTGTGTGTTCTTTCAGGGGTGTACACCTCATGGTACATTGCACAGGTGTGTAAGATGTAAGTTGCACTGCGACATTAAAAAAGGAACATATTGCTCTTTTTCAAGGATAATATTAGCTTACTGTTATTCTGTACATTAAACTGACTAAAGatgatattaaaaaagaaagaaaatgacatttattctTCCTAAAGTAGCCTTTTTTGGTTtcatatatatgaatatatattacaaaaaaatacagattGTAAACTTAAGTTGTTAAACTTTGACTTCAATAAACTGAATCCTCTGCACTATGAGCaatgttctgtttgtgtgtacctTTTCTTGGATTTGCTGAAACAGCATGATTTGTGCTTATGTTACCAGGATGAAGATGACCAGATCTTCAAGTTCCCATAAAGTCCATTTTAACCAGTGCATTCTACTATGCTGGTACGACGCTTAGTTTGTGATAAGAGTCATTTAGGGAGATGCAAAATGTCCCAAcataaactaaaataataaagatCTTGAATGTAGATTTTTACACAGACTGTTTCTCCAAGATGTGACCACAAAAATAGGTTATAATACCATATTCACCTTTGTTAATACTGTACTGACACTGTGCCAAATTCCTAACAAATTTACAATTACTCAAATGACTAAAAACATCAGAGTTTGAGTGGTGCAGACCCAGAGCTTTTGGAGCCCATTGGGGTCTCGGCTGCCATGCCTTGCCCCTAATAAACTACTGCACTCATCAACAATTGCTTTGCATGTCGAACTGCAGTAAGAGattaattgttttaaaatgagtttTAAAATATCCACAAAAcgaaatgttttattttacattctaattacacacacaaacaaatttaCCAAACAACAGTCCTTATCGACTCTAGGCAGCTTGAGAACATGGTGTGAACATACCTGCTGAATGAGATCACCAGGCCGCTGCAGGTGCCTCCTCAGTCCATTAGGTGGCAGTAGCACACCGCGGTTTGGACCGCTCCAAGCTGCGACTCAGAGAccagagaagaaggaggagcgCTGTCATGGCGGCCAAGGTGAATGCTTGACATTTCTCGTTCGGCaaagttttctgtgtttgaagtgtATATTTTCACTGAACGCGCAGACGTAGTGTCAACGTTAGCTTCCCCAGAGCCGCTCATGTAAACCCGAACAGACTGTCACTTTACAGGATTTTAACGCGGCGCTGCGTGACAATAGCTTTGTGACTATTAGCCTTGTTGAATGAGACAATGCTAACCAGACAGCGCCTTGCTACGTTAGCTGACAGCAGCCTGAGCGCTACTCCCACTAATAATACTCTCCAGAACAAATTTTACCAGCTGATAAATCTCCATGTTTTTCAGTGCTGGCTTCGTTAGCCAATACAGACTGTATTGACACATTTTACAATCATATGAGCACAATAAGAGGCAGCTTCACGCTTAACGTTAGTTAGCTTAGTTTGAGGAGGTTGGAAGTTACCCCAGTATCCAGTTAGCGTAGTTATAAATGTTGTATTGTAAATAACAGTACTGTTGCTGTCAAGTGCAATTCTGCAGTATGAATAGTTTAACTTTTGATGCTTTGATAACATTATTGCATACTTAtgcacttttatttaagtaaaattGTGACTGCAGGATACATTTACATATGGAAAGCGTCTCTTTCACCACTGGTACGCATGAGTCATCTAACAGTGATTAGTGTCTCTGTCTTTTGCCTACACCACTAAAGATTGCAGTGTACTTCTACTGTGTCCTAGGTGGTGATGGTGGCCGTCCCGACGGTGCTGAGCATAGCCTCCATCCGTGTGTATACGGTGAAGGAAGCGCCCACTGAAGGGCAGGTTGCTCGAGAAAAGGTATGGCCGTCCCAGGACGTCAGCAGATCCGAACGCATTGCCATTCACTGAATGTCATAATGACATGCTGACCCTGCCTCTGTTCCCAGCTGAACATCTACACGCCACTGCCACAGTCTGCCCAGGCTCAGTTTGTTCCAGAGAGGCCAGGTGTCATTCAGAGTGGCCTGACCGCAGCGAGAGAGAGCATACTGCCTGTTTACCTGGCTGTAAAGGTATTAAGATTTTGCTCTGTGTATCTGCAGTGGTACATCAGAGTAGATCAAGTTCACACATACCAGCTGCTCCAGAATGAAGTCAGACATGTCTCTCACATCCTGTGTAACActttaaactgaaaaacaccaaCCCTTTGACGTATGTATGTAAGTGTTATATCAGTGGAACATGAACTAAACAACATCGAAGAGGTCTTATCTTGCACCTGCGGTGTTAGTTTTCCAACCCTGATTTTTGTGCCTCTTGTTTGCGGTTACAGAGCACAATCCCACATGCTGCAAGTGCTCAGTGCAGGTACGAGTTTGCAAACAGCAAAGTTCAGGAGTTAGACAGGAAACGGTGCTCACGCTATTAACGCCGCAGCTGTAAGGCGTGCTGCAAGGAGATTTGACAGTTTGATGCTGTTGgaagatggggaaaaaaaacgcTTTACACTGACTCAGATGTATCAGTTTCAGTATTGCCTAAATAGTTGAGATAGTTGTGTTCTTGCTGGCCTGTTGTAGGGGTTAAGTTCAGCTTTGTCCTTTGTTTCCGGTAGGGTGcctgtttctctgtgaaaaGGGGAAGTGTTAATCTATACCATGCAGGAGAGGGTGAGTCCACAGTAGGTACTTCAAGGTGTATacgtgtatatgtgtgtgtgtgtgtgtgtgtgtgtgtgtgtgtgtgtgtgtgtgtgtgtgtgtgtgtgtgtgtgtgtgtgtgtaatattcCTCCCTGAAACTTGGGGAAAAATCCCTTCCGTTACTTACAGTGTATCATTACCAGCACAGGTTGTTTGTACATAACAAACTCTCCGTGCTTTAAActtaataatagtaataataaactGGATTCATATAGAACCTTTCATACAACAAATTCTTTTGCTTTACAACAAAAACTACTttcaccaagtgcttcacataaaaaagactgatgaatgaacatgaacacatggaTAGAAGAATTGATGGAAAATAAATCCCactcaataataataaaaaagttaaatataGAGTACATAGAATGTGTAAAATCAAGTGCCACCTAAACACTAAACATGTTTCTAAGCTGTCTATTTGTGGCCAATTGAAATGACTTCCGTGTGTTGATGCTACAGTATGTAAGCTGCACCCTAAAGTAGCACTCTCTGGCAGTTGTGCTGCTCACGTTAAATGTGTAAGAAAAGCATGATTGCATCATAGTATCCATTAATGATACCGCTGAACACAATATTACTGTTATGACTGTTGCCATTACTGTCACCACTCTTACTGTTAGCAAATAATGTCACTGTGTTGGCAGTTCACAGTTGAGAAAGTGAAATGAGTATTTGTCATcatgttgtctgtgtttcccAGATATGTTCTATTACTTGAAAGATCCTCCTCCGGAGTTTCTACCCAGATTTGGTACCATCACCATGGCTGGCCTGCTTGGCATGTTCTTGGCACGGAAAGGTAACCTGACCCCGGTCACTTATAGACACAAACACTTTCGGCCTGCTGGGAACAATTATTTCATCATCTGTTAACCTCAGCAGTACATTTTCAGCAGTGGAAAGTTATTGTGTATAAACTGTGTTTCCAAccattgtttttccatttcacaaaaTCAAATCCAGTTTATCAAATGCACCAGTATTCagtgtagggctgggcgatatggctgaaaactccattctattgcgatataagtgttttatatcggttggtatcgataattattgaaaTTTTTtgtgacctatttaaaataaggaccgggagaaaaatacattcaatttaaacatttttattttaaattgaaccttcctctgattataatcccctcagctatcaagtcAGAAagggaaatgtcaacacaaccatggaaaacacagagaaacctgagaacttttttctgcaggtttagtgcaggaagttcacaagctgattcaccctctgctgaataaaatgttttcagatatgtgcagtgttttggaaacatagcagaaactgaggtagacttgactgaactataaaaccagcctagacatatgagcaacttcagtcactcttcttactctaaacctacatgaactattcaattatatttttattgcaagtgtgtttttaaaaaaaacacccaaaaactaagagatgtttataacctggcttctcctcagtgctcagtgaagcatgtctttagcgatatgatatgccgctgcctccgttatgtcttcgtgcctttcagatgatttgtcatcaggcactgaagcagatacctctgcatggtggtctgctgcttgtacggtggtgctgcggttggcggacgttggcgaatacggctgcgctccaaagagtgagcgcagctaaggtggttaaacaagtttgtggtgttaccggtcttggtggggacgacggTCTTCCATAAgtcacagaccacattggtctgactacggtccgacttataaaatccaaaaaactgccatactggcgagctgactttccctgttttatcgacaatttcttcgctcgctgcagcgctttctatttctcatctcactcctcgcgaagcatcaaacacgagacaacgagatggtgcaaccgaacttgatactgttacatgattggcgtgttagcgtgtctctctcactgattagcgattactccctacgttgctcagttacctgagagcgagtgcctttgttcatgcaaccaaccttgctgcgcaacttcaggtttcttccaactaagaaaaaaaattatcgaatgttttatcgaacgcattttttattgatattgatgacgcgtctatcgcgagacatatcgctatcgtttttatcgcccagccctaattcAGTGTCATCTTAACACAAACAGCCAACCTGagcaaagtaaaagtaaacagacagacaaagcctTTGATGCTGGATGCTGTATACACAGTGAGGTTGACACTCAAGGAGTGTGTAGATTCAGCTCTCTGCCCCTTCATATGGAGAACATCTGTAATGATCAAAGGACTTAggtcgctttcacaccagagctgtttggttcGCTTTAAACGGACCAGAGTTCGTTTCCTCGGATAGTCCGCTTtgtttgggcaggtgtgaaagctcatccgaactctggtgcggaccaaacaagCGAACTCTGGTCCACCTGAAAACGTGGGTCTCATTTCGCTTGCAAGTGAACCCTGGTTCAGTTcgtatgcagtgtgaaagctcacctgaccaaacacaggaccaaatgtacgTAGTGACGATATACGCAGTGCATACGCAGTTATAGGTTTACTAAAATCATGTATTCTGTGCTAAAATGCAAcgtatctcatctgtatttataatatagcttgattctgcatctctatttacagctcattagtctttatgtgaatgtttactgttgctatggcaacaagtgaccactgacattagcagttgctagctagcttagctcaattgtcagaacaacaataacccatgaattcacaatttggcatatttaacaACCCGTAGTCTGTCAACAGTCTCCTCAGTCTTCTCCTCCGGTGCCACCTCAGACACTGTGAAATGCTCCATGCCTCGCTGCCTTACCAGGCGGTCTTATTGCACCACTTGCCAAGCCATGTGCATTTGAAACATAAAGAGAAACACCATCCCCAAAACAGCCAACTTCACACTTCcatgtttactgttgtttttccgggccgggagggagggatttcccctcctactttgtccaatcgacgagcgcccctttcaaccacgtgatgctgctcagaaagttcggtgcgcttcagtgtgaaagcagaaccgaaacaagtgataaatgcaacaatgttgcgactttcagctccccaattGAACCGAGTCTgcttggtcaggtgtgaaaacgacctTAGTTTCCTTTTCTTGGAAACCATCTGATATTTCTAAGTTTTTTTCTCCACAGGATATTTAAACAGTCAGTCTGTAGTATTTAGATGTACGTGTCAGCATTATGGtcatttgaaaacagtacaaagacaatatatttaatgttctaccacatcagcttcattgatttttgtaagtATGTCCTGATTCTGAccgggaaagatgtggaatcctccaaaaacagctgtttggaacattccacaggtaaacagcttcagtggtaacaggtgagagtaacCTTCTATTGAGGTTTTAGATTCAAAGGTCATatttcatgacatcatcagcctAAAAAATGCTCAACCAAAACCCTCAGTTTGAATAAGTTGTTGTCTTTGAAAGACTAAACTCCAGTGAATATGGATTTAAAGAGAATACTTCatcagatgaaaacatgattgGGATTTTGGAAGTCATTAAGGGCTTTACAACGTTCTGGATTTATTTGAAATTGGCATTTGGCACAAGTTAGAAACAATCAGACGCAGCCACAACTGGAATCTAATTCTGCAAATGGTTCAATACTAATAATACTAGTCTTATAGtagcagagggagaaaagctGCACAGCACTGGGATGTCGATTTAGACTTCAGTCATCAACGTTATGAATTAGGCTTcgacccagacccagacccagccTACTTAAGTTGTAAACATCTTGCTGCTAAAACCGCAAagttacaacaacaacacgtACAACAATAAAGAACAAGTGGAGAAAAGTTTCCGTGCGAGTTTTTTCAGcactctttgcttttgtcttctctctgtggGGGAGTCAGTTTCATGACATTTACACATTAATATTAAATTAATTCACTCCTAATACAGACACCTGCTCACTAAACCAAGACAATGAACGCCATTCTTCATTGTCGACTTTATTTTAGGCTCTCGTTTCAAGAGGTTAGCCGTTCCACTGGGCCTGATGAGTGCAGGGGCCTCAGTGTGCTACCCGGCCCAGGCGGTGGCTGTGTTAAAGGTAACGCTGCTTTTTTTCCAACGCTCGTGTCTCTGACAAACCTCATTATTTTCAAAGTTTAACTcccttctttgtctttcttctcccaTAGGTGACAGGGAAGAAGGTGTATGCTGCAGGgcagtggagcagagctgcagtgtcgTCACTGCTCACCCCAAAGCCTCAGGAGGCTGTCACCAAAGAGACCGCTGCTCCACAGCCAGAGGTGAACAGCCATCTTCAGTTAGTGAACAGATTTATTAGCATCCTTATATGTGTCAGTAACCAGCTAGACTTACTGAAATTACTGTAAACCAAAACTCTCTTTCCGCTGAATAATTTCCCCTCTACACTCAAACAACTCCTCCTGCCTCTCAATAGGTTATACTCTGTTTCCTTCCCTTGCCCTTTGCCCTTTAATGATGACTCATGTTGTGGTTACTGTGCTGTTTGGGCGTCTTATGTAGCCGCCtggagatttttttcatttagaaatTAAAGCACACGTTGCTGTTAAACTTACTGTAATGTCAGCCAAATGCCTgcaatgtaaaatattaattcaAGTGATTacgtttttttttgtctccagtgTAATAAATCTAACCTATTAGAACTGAAATGACCAAGGAAACTGTAAAACCAGTGCTTAAGATTAAATGTGTTACGTCTGTCACTGACAAGTACAGTTTTAGTGGAATGAATAAAAAGGTGAAATTCATCATAATCGTTTTATATAGAATAGTGAGTGCAAGTCTTTGTTGAACAgatttgaatcttttttttttatccatgtGTTGTTAGGCAGCTACAGTGCCAAAGCCGGAGTCcgcagcagctgaggaggaaacatCATCAGTAACACTCGCAGAGATATCCCCCAACCAGACCCCCACAGAGACCAACACAGGTGTTCAAGATATCGatctctgtctgcttctgtctccGTCTGCCTCTCTTTTGTTTCAATCACACGAAGGCTTCTGCTCATGGTTTTCTGTATTCCCTCTCCTGTCAAAATCCAGTGGCTCATTCAGTGCCGGCAGAGACAACGACCTCCACAACGTCTGAGGAAATACCTGCACCTGCTGAAGGTGAGGAGCCCTCAAACACTAAACGAGCAGCA from Chaetodon trifascialis isolate fChaTrf1 chromosome 5, fChaTrf1.hap1, whole genome shotgun sequence includes:
- the apool gene encoding MICOS complex subunit MIC27, whose translation is MAAKVVMVAVPTVLSIASIRVYTVKEAPTEGQVAREKLNIYTPLPQSAQAQFVPERPGVIQSGLTAARESILPVYLAVKGACFSVKRGSVNLYHAGEDMFYYLKDPPPEFLPRFGTITMAGLLGMFLARKGSRFKRLAVPLGLMSAGASVCYPAQAVAVLKVTGKKVYAAGQWSRAAVSSLLTPKPQEAVTKETAAPQPEAATVPKPESAAAEEETSSVTLAEISPNQTPTETNTVAHSVPAETTTSTTSEEIPAPAEGEEPSNTKRAAEDVSTDASPVESTPRLEQETLEAAPVEAAPVESAPVDAAPVEAVPSTEEPPAPKASDERAVPAVESAEPEPAPQPELADAPPVAAVEETPTPTLTPPPQQPAAENSKGGSSFKPDPAMMDFGQSSPEDEDLYSTRS